A region of the Amycolatopsis sp. cg13 genome:
GAAAGGACATTACGTTGGCTCTGCCCACGTTGACTCCGGAGCAGCGCGCCGAGGCCCTCGCCAAGGCGGCAGAGGCTCGTAAGGCGCGTTCGGAGCTGCTCGCTTCGATCAAGTCCGGCAAGGAGAGCATCGAGTCGGTGCTCAAGCGGGCCAAGGAGAACAAGACCGTCGGCAAGACGAAGGTCACGCAGCTTCTCAAGGCGGTGCCCGGCCTGGGCGCGGTCAAGGTCGCCGCGCTGCTCGAGCAGGCGGGGATCGACCCCGACCGCCGGGCCGCTGGCCTGGGCGAACGGCAGCGCGAAGCGCTGATCGACGCGCTCAAGTAACGCTGATCCGGCGGCCGCGGGGAAGGTGTGCGCGAAGGTGTTGCACCGGCGACACTTTCCCCGCGGCGCTCCCGGATCCTGAGACGCTGGTGGAGTGACGACCAGTACCGCGCCGGCGACCCCGGCGCAGACCACCGTCCGCTACCAGCGTGGCGACTTCTTGTTCGCGACCGCCCGGCGAGCCCTGCTCGCCCGCGGTGCGCTCGGCACCGTCACCGACGCCGACCCACGCCGCCTCGCCCGCTCGGCAGCCGCTGAGCTGGAGCGATCCGGCGTGCCGCTCGCCGTCGGAGTGCTGCCGTTCGACACCGGACCCGGCGCTTCGTCGCCGGGGCACCTCGTGCTGCCCCGGACGGTGCACCGCGCCCAGTCCGAGGCCGAGACCCCGGCCGCTCCGCCCGCCGCCGACCTGCCCGCTCCCGCGGCCACCCGGCGGCTTCCGTCCGCGGACGGCCACCGCGAGAACGTGCGGGCAGCCGTCGCCGCCCTGCACGACCGTGACCTGCGCAAAGCCGTGCTCGCCCGTGCGCTCGAGCTGGAATTCGACGCCCCGATCCCGGTCGAGGGGATCGTGCGCAACCTCGCGCGCGGCAACCCGCGCCACTTCACTTACGCCGCCGAACTGCCTGGCGGCCGCACCCTCGTCGGGGCCACGCCTGAGCTGCTGCTTTCCCGGGCGGGCGACTCCGTGTTCACGACCCCGCACGCCGGGTCGATGCCGCGTTCGGCCGACCCGGAGACCGACCGGGCCAACGGCGAAGCCCTCCTCGCGTCCGCGAAGGACCGGGAAGAGCACGACCTGGTGATCGACTACGTCGTCGAGTCGCTGCGGCCGTTCTGCCGGAAGCTCGACGTCCCCGCCGGTCCTGAGCTGGTCTCCACGCCCGCGATCTGGCACCTGCGGACGTCCATCACCGGCGAGCTGGCGGACCGCTCGGTGACCGCGCTCGACCTCGCCGCCGCGATGCACCCGACGCCTGCCGTCTGCGGCACCCCGACCGTCGCCGCGCGCGACCTGGTGCAGGAGCTGGAGCCGTTCGACCGCGGGTACTACGCGGGCGCGGTCGGCTGGGTCGACGCGGCGGGCGACGGCGAGTGGGCCGTCGCGATCCGGTGCGCCGAGGTGGCCGAGACGTCGATGCGGCTCTACGCGGGCGGCGGCATCGTGCCCGCGTCGGATCCGGACACCGAGTACCGGGAGACGATCGCGAAGTTCCGCACGCTGCTCGGCGCGATGGGGCTGGACGACAGCGCCTCGTGAGTGCCGGTCACGGTTCTAACCGGGATAAACGCTCACGACCTTTACGGCAGCCAGTGCTCCTCGGTGACGCTCAGGCTGTCCGCGGTCAACGCCGCCACCGCGGCCCGATGCCCGTCGGCCGCCTTGAGGTCGGCGAGCCGGGTCCGCGCCGGGTCGAGCGCGTCGTCGCCGGAGGCCACCAGCTCGGCGGGCGCGTCGTAGCGGGAGAACGTGATGCTCTGCAGCGGGATCTTCAGCCCCTTGCCGGTGGCCTTCATCACCGCTTCCTTGCGCGTCCAGTAGATGAAGAACGCCGCCGAACGCTCCTCGTCCGACAGGCCCGCGACGGCTTCCCGCTCGGCCGGGCTCAGCGCGTACTCCACGAGCGAGGCGTCCGCCTTGCGGCTGGCGGTTTCGACGTCGAGGCCGACTGGCACCCCGTCAGTGACCGCGAGGCCGATCAGGTTGCCCGAATGCGAGATCGACAGCACGAGATCCGAACCCGGCACACGCGGACGGCCGTGCGGTTTGCCGCAGTCGTCGCAGGTCGCGTCGAAGCGCACGGACCCCGCCGCGCCGCCGAGGCGTTCCGCGACGAGCGTCTTCGCGAGCACCCGGCCGGTCAGGAAGCGGCGCTGGTCGATTTCGAGCCGGTACGCGTCGTAGCGGCCGCGCTCCAGTTCGTCCAGCAGCTTCAGGTAGCGGTCCTCCGCGGGCAGCGGTTCGGACCAGCGCACCACGATTTCGGTCACCGGCAATACCCTCCCTCGTCCGCCTCCGATCTTGCCCGGATGCGCCGAGGTTTGTCATGCCCCTACCGGCGAACGCGGCGAAGGCCCCCTCGGAGTCCGAGAGGGCCTTCGCGGCGGGATGATCGAGTGCTACGACTTCTCTTTGTTGCGCATCGCGATGGGGACCCCGGCTAGGTCCTCCTCGTTGCACAGCAGCTTCACGTCGTAGTAGGGCGAACCCTGTCGCTCGTCGTAGTCTAGGTGGATCGCGAGGACGTCGAGCGGTTCTCCCAGCCACTCCTGCGCTTGGCGCAGCCATACTGCACAGCGCTCGAGCGCGCTGGGCAGGTCGTCGTCACGAAACTCGACTGGCCGATACGGGACGTCCTGGACCTGATCGCGCGGGTTTGCGGGTGCGGGCAGGCCAGGCGAGAGACCCGAGTCGTCCAGTTCGAGTTGGATCGTTTGCTCAGTCACCCTTCGAGCGTCCCCCACGTTCGCCGTCTGAGCAAGGCGTATGGCGCTAAAAGCCCTCTTGGACAGGCAAGTCCCACACCTGGGCGACCACTTCGAGGCATTGCCGGAGGTCGCGGGCACGCACCGCGACCGGGTGCCCGAGCACCCGCAATGCCAGTTCCGCGTAGTGCGTGGCCAGGTCTTCGAGCTTCAGCGGGCCTTTCGGCGAATACCACCGGGCCACTCCGCTGCACATTTCCAGCAATGCGAGCCGGGTCACGGCCGGTTGTGCGGTGTGGAACACGTTTGCCGCGGTGCCGTCTTCGATCGCGTTCGCCCAGTACTGCTCGTATTCGTCCCGCAGCGCGACGACTCGGGCACGCGCCGGAGCCGAAAGCGCGTCGACTTCGTTGTCCACCACCCGGGTTTCGCCGGGCTGGGCGGCGTGCGCGAGGACGTGCAGTGCGACCAGCGTGCGCATCCGGACCACCGGATCGTCACTGCCCGCGGTGGCCTTCGCGACCGCGTCGATCAGGCGGCGCAGCGAGGTCGTCATGATCTCGACAAGAAGATCTTCCTTGGTGCCCATGTAGTGATAGAGCGTCGCCGAAGAAAGTTCGGCTTCCTGGGCCAGATCCCGAATGCCTGTGCCGTGGAAACCCTTGGTGGCGAACAGTTTCACGGCCGCCGCCCGCACTCGCTCGGCGCTGCTCACTGCCACTCCCCGGTGCTGCGGTCCCAGGATCCGGCGCGGAGGTCGGCGACCTTGCGCAGCTCTCCCTTCGCGACCCGTTCCGACGGCGTGCGCGGCAGGTCGTCCGCGAACGTCCAGAACCTCGGCACCTTGAAGTACGCCAGTTGCCGCGCGCAGAACTTCGACAGCTCCTCAGGCGACGGACGGTCCTCGCCGCACACGACGTACGCCTTCACTTCCTCGCCGCGCAGCTCGTCCGGCACCGCGAGCACGGCCGCGAGCTGCACTTTCGGATGTTGCAGCAGCGCGCGCTCGACCTCGTCGGCGGAGATGTTCTCGCCGCTGCGGCGGATCATGTCCTTGGTGCGGCCGAGGTAGTAGACGCGGCCCTCGGCGTCCATCCGTGCGAGGTCGCCGGTGTGGAACCAGCCGCCGGCGAAGGCGCGCGCGGTCGCTTCAGGATCCTCGTGGTAGCCGTGCATCAGCCCGATGCCGCGGATCAGCAGCTCGCCGGTTTCCCCGCGCGGCAACGGTTTCCCATTCTCGTCGGCGATCATCGCCTCGCGGTCGCGGGTCGGCCGCCCGATGCAGCCGGTGCCGACCGCGGCGTCGTGATCGGCCTCGGACACGCGGATGTCGCCGCCGGTCTCGGTCATCCCGAAGGCCTCGTACCACGGCACGCCCCAGCGCTGCTCCAGCTGGGCGTGCAGGTCGGGCGGGATCGCCGACGCGCTGATCGCGCGGACGCGGTGGTTCCGGTCGTCCGGGTGCGGCGGCTGGCGCAGCAGGAGCGTCGGCATCAGGCCGAGGCAGTAGAACCAGGTGACCTCGTGCTCGCGGACCTTCGCCCAGAACGTGGAGGGATGGAAGCGGTCCAGCACGACGAGCGTCGCTCCGGCGGCCAGCGCGAGTGCGACGTTCCACTGTGGATCAATGTAGTGGAATGGTTGCGCGGTAAGCAGAACGTCGTCTTCGCTGACGGTGGGGAAGCCGGTGGCGAGGCCGATCGCGAGTGTGGTCCAGTACCGGTGCGGCAGCACGCAGCCCTTCGGCGCGCCGGTGGTGCCGGACGTGTACTGGATGTTCACCGGCTGTTCGGCGACCACCGATTCGGGTTCATAACGCGTTTCCGACTGGAGCGCGTCCGGGGTGAGGACGCGTTCCACGGCCGTTTCCGGCGCGATTTTCTCCAGCAGTTCCACGAACTCTTCAGCGGCCACCGCGAGCCGTGCGCCGGAGTGGCGCAGGACGTGCGCGCCGTCGAATTCGCGGTAGTTGATGTTCACCGGGACCAGAACGGCGCCGAGTTTGGCGAGCGCGAGCCACATGAGCGGGAATTCCGGCTCATTGCGGAGCATCACCGCGACGCGATCGCCTGCCTTGATGCCTTGGTCTTGGAGTGCTTTCGCGAGGCGTCCGCTGCGGTCGTCGACCTCGGCGAAGGTGAACCGGGTGTCGGTGCTGTCGAAGATCCACGCGGTGCGCTCCGGCCAGAGCTGCGCGGCGCGCGTGACCAGCGCGACCAGGGTGTCGACGTGCTGCAGCGGCGTCACGCCCGGCTCCGGAACGCTTCGGTCGACTCGCGGACGGCGGCCGAGTGCTCGGTGATCAGGGCGTGGGTGACCTCGAGTTCCAGCGCGGAGTCGAAGGCGTGGTCGATCCCGGCGTCCAGCGCCCGCTTCGCCATCGTGGCGGCCTCCGGCGGGTGATGCGCGATCTTCTCTGCCCAGCCGAGCGCCAGCGGCATCAGCTCGTCCGCCGGTACGGCGGCGTTGACGAGGCCGAGGTCGTGCGCGCGACGGCCGTCGAACCGGTCGCCGAGCAGCAGCAGTTCCTTGGCCTTGATCGGCCCGACCAGCAGCGGGAGCAGCTTCGACGCGGCACCGGTGACGCTCAGGCCCAGCGACACCTCGGGGAACGCGAACACGGCATCCTCGGCGGCCAGGATCAGGTCGCAGCCCAGTGCGAACTCCGCTCCCGCGCCGATCGCGTACCCGTGCACGGCGGCGATCACCGGCTGACGCAGCGCGCGCAGCCGCCGCGTGACGTCCTGGAGCCGCTCCAGCCGCGCCCGGGAATCACCCTCGGGGGTGGGTTCCTTCAGGTCGTGCCCGGCGCAGAAGGCGCGGCCGTTGCCGGAGAGCAGGACGACGCGGGCGTCACTGTGCGCGACTTCCTCCAGCGCGGTCAGGAAGTCGTCCACCAGCACGGGCGCGACGGCGTTGAGCCGCTCGGGCCGGTTCAGCCGGATCTGCGCGATGCCGCCCTCGACGGCCAGGTCAACGGTGCTCATGGGAGGGAGCCTAGACGTTCGATCGATCGATCGATAGTGTCGAAGGCATGCAGGTTGACGCGGTGTACGAGAACGCCAGGCTGGTCACCGGCGACACCGCGCTGGCGGTGCTGCACGGCCGGATCGTGGCGCTGGGCGACGACGCGCGCGAGCTGTCCGCCCGTCGCCGGGTGGATCTCGGCGGGGGCTTCGTCGCGCCCGGGTTCCACGACGCGCACAACCACATGGCGTGGTTCGGCATGGGCCTGGACGACGTGCCGCTGAGCGACTGCCGCAGCGTCGACGAGGTGTATGCCGCCGTGGCGCGGCGCGCGGCCGAGCTGCCCGCCGGGAGCTGGGTCGTCGGCAGCGGCTACGACCAGAACAAACTCGCCGGCGGCGAACACCCCGACCGGCATGGTCTTGATCGAGCCGCCCCCGGCATGCTCGTGCGGCTCAAGCACACGTCCGGCCACATGACCCTGGTCAACTCCGCCGTGCTGGACCAGCTGGACCTCGCGAACGTCCCCGTCGGCGGCGACGTGGTGCAGTCGTCCGACGGCTCGCCGACCGGGTTGTTGCGCGAGCAGGCGCAGTTGCTGCTGCGTCCGCTGACGTACCCGACGCCGCTCGAATCGGTGGTCCGCGGCCTCGACCGGGCGAGCCAGCAGTACCTGTCCGAGGGCATCACGAGCGTCCAGGAAGCCGGAATCGGCGGCGGCCTGGTCGGCGAGACACCGGCCGAGCTGGCCGCGTACCAGCTCGCGCGCGAACGCGGTGTCCTGCGAGTGCGGAGCACGGTGATGGTCGCCGCGAGCGTCCTGCACGACCTGCCCGACGGCGCCGGCTTCGGCCTGGACCTGGGCCTGCGCACCGGCCTAGGCGACGAGTGGCTGCGCATCGGCCCGATGAAGCTCTT
Encoded here:
- a CDS encoding enoyl-CoA hydratase/isomerase family protein yields the protein MSTVDLAVEGGIAQIRLNRPERLNAVAPVLVDDFLTALEEVAHSDARVVLLSGNGRAFCAGHDLKEPTPEGDSRARLERLQDVTRRLRALRQPVIAAVHGYAIGAGAEFALGCDLILAAEDAVFAFPEVSLGLSVTGAASKLLPLLVGPIKAKELLLLGDRFDGRRAHDLGLVNAAVPADELMPLALGWAEKIAHHPPEAATMAKRALDAGIDHAFDSALELEVTHALITEHSAAVRESTEAFRSRA
- a CDS encoding isochorismate synthase MenF translates to MTTSTAPATPAQTTVRYQRGDFLFATARRALLARGALGTVTDADPRRLARSAAAELERSGVPLAVGVLPFDTGPGASSPGHLVLPRTVHRAQSEAETPAAPPAADLPAPAATRRLPSADGHRENVRAAVAALHDRDLRKAVLARALELEFDAPIPVEGIVRNLARGNPRHFTYAAELPGGRTLVGATPELLLSRAGDSVFTTPHAGSMPRSADPETDRANGEALLASAKDREEHDLVIDYVVESLRPFCRKLDVPAGPELVSTPAIWHLRTSITGELADRSVTALDLAAAMHPTPAVCGTPTVAARDLVQELEPFDRGYYAGAVGWVDAAGDGEWAVAIRCAEVAETSMRLYAGGGIVPASDPDTEYRETIAKFRTLLGAMGLDDSAS
- a CDS encoding amidohydrolase; this encodes MQVDAVYENARLVTGDTALAVLHGRIVALGDDARELSARRRVDLGGGFVAPGFHDAHNHMAWFGMGLDDVPLSDCRSVDEVYAAVARRAAELPAGSWVVGSGYDQNKLAGGEHPDRHGLDRAAPGMLVRLKHTSGHMTLVNSAVLDQLDLANVPVGGDVVQSSDGSPTGLLREQAQLLLRPLTYPTPLESVVRGLDRASQQYLSEGITSVQEAGIGGGLVGETPAELAAYQLARERGVLRVRSTVMVAASVLHDLPDGAGFGLDLGLRTGLGDEWLRIGPMKLFADGSLIGRTCAMHEPFDGEPDNRGYFQVPEDELTRTIRQAHDAGWQIATHAIGDRAVTVVLDAYEAALAATPRADHRHRIEHCAVLPPAELTRLASLGLIASPQGRFVNELGDGMRAALGESRVAWCYRLRSVLDAGCVLPASSDRPVVDGAPLLGLADMVHRRTSTGEPFSVEEALTPAEALRAYTYGSAYATFAESYLGTLEPGKLADFVVLSADPLSTVEDARVLGTAVGGELLYEAS
- the mihF gene encoding integration host factor, actinobacterial type, translated to MALPTLTPEQRAEALAKAAEARKARSELLASIKSGKESIESVLKRAKENKTVGKTKVTQLLKAVPGLGAVKVAALLEQAGIDPDRRAAGLGERQREALIDALK
- a CDS encoding TetR/AcrR family transcriptional regulator, which produces MSSAERVRAAAVKLFATKGFHGTGIRDLAQEAELSSATLYHYMGTKEDLLVEIMTTSLRRLIDAVAKATAGSDDPVVRMRTLVALHVLAHAAQPGETRVVDNEVDALSAPARARVVALRDEYEQYWANAIEDGTAANVFHTAQPAVTRLALLEMCSGVARWYSPKGPLKLEDLATHYAELALRVLGHPVAVRARDLRQCLEVVAQVWDLPVQEGF
- a CDS encoding 4'-phosphopantetheinyl transferase superfamily protein: MTEIVVRWSEPLPAEDRYLKLLDELERGRYDAYRLEIDQRRFLTGRVLAKTLVAERLGGAAGSVRFDATCDDCGKPHGRPRVPGSDLVLSISHSGNLIGLAVTDGVPVGLDVETASRKADASLVEYALSPAEREAVAGLSDEERSAAFFIYWTRKEAVMKATGKGLKIPLQSITFSRYDAPAELVASGDDALDPARTRLADLKAADGHRAAVAALTADSLSVTEEHWLP
- a CDS encoding ATP-dependent acyl-CoA ligase, with translation MTPLQHVDTLVALVTRAAQLWPERTAWIFDSTDTRFTFAEVDDRSGRLAKALQDQGIKAGDRVAVMLRNEPEFPLMWLALAKLGAVLVPVNINYREFDGAHVLRHSGARLAVAAEEFVELLEKIAPETAVERVLTPDALQSETRYEPESVVAEQPVNIQYTSGTTGAPKGCVLPHRYWTTLAIGLATGFPTVSEDDVLLTAQPFHYIDPQWNVALALAAGATLVVLDRFHPSTFWAKVREHEVTWFYCLGLMPTLLLRQPPHPDDRNHRVRAISASAIPPDLHAQLEQRWGVPWYEAFGMTETGGDIRVSEADHDAAVGTGCIGRPTRDREAMIADENGKPLPRGETGELLIRGIGLMHGYHEDPEATARAFAGGWFHTGDLARMDAEGRVYYLGRTKDMIRRSGENISADEVERALLQHPKVQLAAVLAVPDELRGEEVKAYVVCGEDRPSPEELSKFCARQLAYFKVPRFWTFADDLPRTPSERVAKGELRKVADLRAGSWDRSTGEWQ